The following proteins are encoded in a genomic region of Tenacibaculum sp. 190524A05c:
- the rlmF gene encoding 23S rRNA (adenine(1618)-N(6))-methyltransferase RlmF produces the protein MHPRNIHKNSSYNFDSLIKVNTTLQEFVTLNKHTNSLTIDFSNPKAVIELNKSLLIHHYELENWELPDGFLCPPIPSRVDYIHYVADIIAKEQEPVKGLDVGVGANAIYTILGVQVYNWHMVGCDINAQSIEAARKNIDFTTNLKDKVKIIQQMDNANIFKGIIQQDDYFHFTMCNPPFYTSEEDASKNASQKLKNLGKGASELNFGGQHSELWCNGGEALFLKRMIKQSVDFKSQVGYFTSLVSRKENLPKLEKQLKKLKAKYTIIPMEHGNKKTRLIAWSFIKSFQS, from the coding sequence ATGCATCCAAGAAATATACATAAGAATTCATCTTACAATTTTGATAGTTTAATCAAAGTTAATACCACTTTACAGGAGTTTGTGACGTTAAATAAACATACAAATTCTCTAACGATTGACTTTTCTAATCCTAAAGCAGTTATAGAATTAAACAAATCGCTATTAATTCATCATTATGAATTGGAAAACTGGGAACTTCCTGATGGATTTTTATGTCCGCCCATTCCTAGTCGGGTAGATTATATTCATTATGTTGCGGATATAATTGCCAAAGAACAAGAACCTGTAAAAGGACTAGATGTTGGTGTTGGTGCCAATGCTATTTATACTATTTTGGGTGTTCAAGTTTATAATTGGCACATGGTAGGTTGCGATATTAATGCTCAAAGTATTGAAGCAGCAAGGAAAAACATCGATTTTACAACTAATTTAAAGGACAAAGTAAAAATCATTCAACAAATGGATAATGCTAATATTTTCAAAGGAATTATTCAGCAAGATGATTATTTCCATTTTACGATGTGTAATCCTCCATTTTATACTTCGGAAGAAGATGCTTCGAAAAATGCCAGTCAGAAGCTTAAAAATTTAGGTAAAGGAGCCTCAGAATTAAATTTTGGTGGTCAACATAGCGAATTGTGGTGTAATGGCGGAGAAGCCCTGTTTTTAAAGCGTATGATTAAGCAGAGTGTTGATTTTAAATCACAAGTAGGTTATTTTACAAGCTTAGTTTCAAGAAAAGAAAATTTGCCAAAACTTGAGAAACAATTGAAAAAACTAAAGGCAAAGTATACTATAATTCCAATGGAGCATGGAAATAAAAAAACCAGACTTATCGCCTGGTCTTTTATAAAAAGTTTTCAATCATGA
- a CDS encoding helix-turn-helix domain-containing protein — translation MAFRIGKSILLNFSHDLEPIFICIGLAFILLIGPFLRWYFKGMTTANFKLLKIHIPEIIPFVIVFGLSFLIAEYWLQPDNKVAIIIFASVLIFSYLHFLVYIFLCYRILRKSKKSIDNSNYTKSQKSILNWLILLIVSSLVIWVSYFLNIIENSVPYIIGPILYSIVIYFLTFKAFQLNITEVSGSAFKKNDDYALFERISSLVIEEDLYLESDISLAKLSKLIGVTAQKTSEVINEYSIGNFNDFINYKRVQKAKEILSSEQGQNYTIASVAFDVGFNSLSSFNASFKKFEGITPSIFKKNSVL, via the coding sequence ATGGCGTTTAGAATTGGAAAATCAATTCTATTAAACTTTAGTCACGATTTAGAACCAATTTTTATATGTATTGGACTGGCATTTATACTTTTAATTGGTCCATTTTTAAGATGGTATTTTAAAGGAATGACCACGGCTAACTTCAAATTATTAAAAATACATATTCCAGAAATTATTCCTTTTGTAATTGTATTCGGACTTAGTTTTTTGATAGCAGAATATTGGTTGCAACCTGATAACAAAGTCGCCATAATCATTTTTGCAAGTGTGTTGATATTTAGTTATTTACATTTTTTGGTGTACATTTTTTTATGTTACAGAATATTAAGAAAGTCTAAAAAAAGTATAGATAATAGTAATTATACAAAATCACAAAAATCAATTTTAAATTGGTTAATATTATTGATCGTTAGTAGTTTAGTGATTTGGGTTTCGTATTTCTTAAACATTATTGAAAACTCTGTTCCATATATTATCGGACCTATTTTATACAGTATTGTTATTTATTTTCTAACCTTTAAAGCTTTTCAATTAAACATAACCGAGGTTTCTGGAAGTGCTTTTAAAAAGAATGATGATTATGCACTTTTTGAGCGAATATCAAGTTTAGTTATTGAAGAAGATTTGTATTTAGAATCAGATATTTCCTTGGCAAAATTGAGCAAGTTAATTGGTGTTACAGCTCAGAAAACTTCGGAGGTTATCAATGAATATAGTATCGGTAATTTTAATGATTTTATTAATTATAAAAGAGTTCAGAAAGCGAAAGAAATATTAAGTTCAGAACAAGGTCAAAATTACACAATCGCTTCTGTAGCTTTTGATGTAGGTTTCAATAGTTTGTCTTCATTCAATGCATCTTTTAAAAAGTTTGAAGGAATTACTCCATCTATCTTCAAGAAAAACAGTGTTTTATAG
- a CDS encoding ligase-associated DNA damage response exonuclease has product MEIIKFTNKGIYCIPGKFYLDPWYPVDYAIISHGHADHARWGMKHYLCHTLTKNIIKHRIGADISVETLNYNEPKTINGVQVSFHPAGHIIGSCQIRLEYKGKVVVFSGDYKIKEDGLTTPFESVKCHEFITESTFGLPIYKWQPEHLLKAQIHDWIQTNLSNNRTSVFFGYSLGKSQRIMKLLEDFDEIYVHNAIHHINNAIETSGVALPKTIRLDGNFKKDDMKNKIVIMPPALLGSKLLKRIPNSATAICSGWMQIRGNRRWRGVDAGFVVSDHADWDGLLLAVKASEAEKVYVTHGSQASFSRYLNEIGIESEEVITEYGEEQINSEEKKTVETAASK; this is encoded by the coding sequence ATGGAAATCATCAAATTCACAAATAAAGGTATTTATTGTATTCCGGGTAAGTTCTATTTGGATCCTTGGTATCCTGTGGATTATGCTATTATTTCACACGGACACGCAGATCACGCACGTTGGGGAATGAAACATTATTTGTGTCATACGCTGACGAAAAACATTATAAAACACAGAATTGGCGCGGATATATCTGTAGAAACTCTGAATTATAATGAACCTAAAACGATAAATGGTGTACAAGTTAGTTTTCATCCAGCAGGACATATTATTGGTTCTTGTCAAATTCGCTTAGAATATAAAGGTAAAGTTGTGGTGTTTTCTGGAGATTATAAAATTAAAGAAGATGGACTAACGACGCCTTTTGAATCCGTAAAATGTCATGAATTTATCACTGAAAGTACCTTTGGTTTACCGATTTATAAATGGCAACCAGAGCATCTTTTAAAAGCTCAAATTCACGATTGGATTCAGACCAATCTTTCTAACAATAGAACCAGTGTCTTTTTTGGTTATTCTTTGGGTAAATCTCAAAGAATCATGAAACTCTTGGAAGATTTTGATGAAATCTATGTACACAATGCCATTCATCATATTAATAATGCGATAGAAACATCAGGAGTTGCTTTGCCAAAAACAATTCGACTAGATGGTAATTTTAAGAAAGACGATATGAAAAATAAGATTGTTATCATGCCACCAGCATTATTAGGAAGTAAATTATTGAAAAGGATTCCCAACTCGGCAACGGCTATTTGTTCTGGTTGGATGCAAATTCGTGGAAATAGACGCTGGCGCGGTGTTGATGCAGGATTCGTTGTTAGTGATCATGCAGATTGGGATGGTTTATTACTAGCGGTTAAAGCTTCAGAAGCAGAAAAAGTGTATGTGACTCATGGTTCACAAGCTTCATTTTCTCGATATTTAAATGAAATCGGAATTGAATCTGAAGAAGTAATTACGGAATACGGAGAAGAACAGATCAATTCAGAAGAAAAAAAGACTGTAGAAACAGCAGCATCAAAATAA
- a CDS encoding DUF4251 domain-containing protein: MRTAFLYISVVFLVIGCSSAKKTVSPEQLKKVETIVTNKSFKIDSDWAFPMVTSSLISLQNAGFFPNTSTASMIDITSHNQYFIFNKDSVNASLPYYGERQMGAAYDRSNNGGIEFNGVPENYTMNKTKRGDYRIKFKIKDKNALTETYRVDVMIYKNMSTKINVFSSHRFKIEYRGKLKELDKDAEI; encoded by the coding sequence ATGAGGACAGCATTTCTATACATATCGGTAGTTTTTTTAGTTATTGGATGTTCTTCAGCTAAAAAAACAGTTTCTCCAGAGCAACTAAAAAAGGTAGAAACAATTGTAACGAACAAATCATTTAAAATTGACTCTGATTGGGCATTTCCTATGGTTACTAGCTCACTAATTAGTTTACAAAATGCTGGTTTTTTTCCAAACACTAGTACAGCTAGTATGATTGATATTACGAGTCATAATCAATATTTTATTTTTAATAAAGATTCTGTAAACGCTAGCTTACCGTATTATGGAGAAAGACAAATGGGAGCGGCTTATGATAGATCAAATAATGGAGGAATAGAATTCAATGGTGTTCCGGAAAATTACACGATGAATAAAACAAAGAGAGGAGACTACAGAATTAAATTTAAAATAAAAGATAAAAATGCATTAACTGAAACCTACAGAGTGGATGTTATGATTTATAAGAATATGTCAACCAAAATCAATGTATTCAGCTCACATAGATTTAAAATCGAGTATAGAGGAAAATTGAAAGAGCTAGACAAGGATGCAGAAATTTAA